The window CACGACCTGCGCACGCCTCTCGCCACGATCGAAGGCTCGGCGAGCGCCTTGGTCGGGCAAGAGGAGCTCTCAGACCAGAGCCGGCAACTGGCCGCCTCGATCCAAAACGACTCCCAACGCCTGGCCCGATTGGTCGGCAACCTGCTCGACATGACCCGGATGCAAGGCCAGATCGTCCTGGACCTGGACTGGTACGCCCTTGACGAACTGGTCGCCAACGCCGTGATGCGCACGGAGTTCTTGATGGACAAGCCGGTGCATATGGACGTCGACCCGGACGTGCCACTGGTCCGGTGCGACGGCGCGCTGGTGGAGCAAATCTTTGTCAATTTGCTGGAAAATGCGGCCCGGCACGCCGGAAAGTCAGCCCAAGTCGCGGTAGAAATCGGCCCAGGAGACGGCGTGGTTTGGGCCAACGTGGTGGACGACGGGCCGGGCATCCCGGCAGAGGCGCAGAGTCGCTTGTTCGACCGTTTTTGGGGGTCGCCGGGCAAGGGCGCCGGGCTTGGCTTGGCGATCTGCCGCTCCGCGATGCTCGCCCACAGCGGCACCGTCTCGGCTTCTAACCGGCCGTCTGGTGGCGCCTGTTTCCGTCTAGAGTTTCCTGTACCCAAGGAGTCTGATGCCTGACAAACTGACTGTCGTCGTGATCGAGGACGAGGCCCCGATCCGCCGCTTCCTCAAGGCCAGTGTCCCGGAAGGGAGCCACGATTGGCATGAGTGCGACACCGGGGCCGACGGCCTCAAGGCGGTGGCCAAGGCCCAGCCCGACCTCGTGTTGCTCGATTTAGGCTTGCCCGATATGAGCGGCCTGGACGTCCTGAAGTCTCTCCGCGAGTGGACGCAGGTGCCCGTGATCGTGCTGACCGCCCGGGGCCAAGAGCGGGACAAGGTCTCTTCATTGGACGGCGGCGCCGACGACTACATGACCAAGCCGTTCTCGGTGAACGAACTTTGGGCGCGGGTCCGCGTCGTCTTGCGCCGGGTGCGGCGGAGCCAGGTGCCCGAGCTGCCGGTGTACGAACGAAAAGGGCTCGTGCTGGACTTTGAGGCGCACCGCGTGACCTTGAACGGGGAAGAGGTCCGCCTCACACCGATCGAGTACAAGCTTCTTGGACTCCTCTGTCGCAACGCGGGCAAGGTGCTGACCCACAAGGTCATCCTCGCCGAAGTCTGGGGACAAGGGTACGAAGACTCGACCCACACCTTACGAGTGCACATGGGGGCCCTCCGCGCCAAGATCGAACGCGATCCTGGGCACCCGACGTTCATCCGCACCGAGACCGGCGTCGGCTACCGGTTCCTCGACGACTGAGGCGGAAGACCGGGTTTCGCGGCCGAGACGCCCAATCCGGTGGTGTGACCGGCCAGAACCGCCAAAAAGTCCCTGGGAGGTGGTGGGTTGGCCCTAGGCCGTCCCTGGCAAGACTGCCGCCGACATGGCATCATCTCCAAGCTCGCGCGTGGGCCTAGCGAACCCAATCTATGCGCGCGACGATCGTTCTCCGGCCTCGGGAAATGCCTGAGGTGGCTCTGCGAAGGCGGCTTGCTGTAGCGGTAAAAACCGGACGAGAAAGGAAACAAAAATGGCAAGAGCTAAATTTGAAAGGACGAAGCCGCACGTCAACATCGGCACCATCGGCCACGTCGACCACGGCAAGACGACCCTCACCGCGGCCATCACCGGCGTCCTCGCCGAGAAGGGCCTCGCCCAAAAGCGCGGTTATGACGAGATCGACTCGGCGCCCGAAGAGAAGGCCCGCGGCATCACGATCAACATCTCGCACCAGGAGTATGAGACGGACTCGCGGCACTATGCCCACGTCGACTGCCCTGGCCACGCCGACTTCATCAAGAACATGATCACGGGCGCCGCCCAGATGGACGGCGCGATCCTCGTGGTCGCCGGCACCGACGGCCCGATGCAGCAGACCCGCGAGCACATCCTGCTTGCCCGTCAGGTCGGCGTGCCGCACATCGTCGTCTACATCAACAAGGTCGACCAGGTCGACGACGAAGAGCTCATCGAGCTCGTCGAGATGGAAGTCCGCGAGTTGCTGACCAAGAACGGCTTTGATGGCGACAACGCCCCGATCATCAAGGGTTCGGCCCGCAAGGCCCTGGACCAGGTCGAGGCCGGCAAGGTTGATTTCGAGGACAGGCACGTCAAGTCGATCCTCGACCTGATGAACGCCGTCGACACCTACATCCCGACGCCCGAGCGCGACACGGACAAGCCGTTCCTCTGCGCCGTCGAAGACGTCTTCACGATCACCGGTCGCGGCACCGTCGCCACCGGCCGTGTCGAGCGCGGCACGCTGAACGTCAACACCGAGGTCGAGATCGTCGGCATCCACGAGGCCCGCAAGACGACCTGCACCGGTATCGAGATGTTCCGCAAGCTCCTGGACAGCTGCCAGGCCGGCGACAACGTCGGCTTGCTGCTCCGCGGCGTCGACCGCAACCAGATCGAGCGCGGCATGGTCATCTGCAAGCCGGGTTCGATCAAGCCGCACACGAAGTTCGACGCCCAGGTCTACGTCCTCTCCAAGGAAGAGGGTGGTCGCCACACGCCGTTCACGAACGGCTACCGGCCCCAGTTCTACTTCCGCACGACCGACGTCACCGGTACGCTGAACCTGCCGGAAGGCGTCGCCATGGTCATGCCTGGTGAGAACGTCGTCATGTCGGTCGAGCTGATCGCTCCGATCGCCATGGAAGAAGGCTCGAAGTTCGCCATCCGCGAAGGCGGTCGCACCGTCGGAGCCGGCAACATCGTCAAGGTCAAGGAGTAAGCTCTCCCTGGCAGGCGGCCCCGCGCTCCTCCGAGCGCGGGGCCGCTTTGTTTTTGACCATGCCCATGGTCCCGTAACATTGCGGTGTTTGCCGTTACGAGGTGTTACGGCCGGCGCATGTGGCGCGAATGGCAGATATATTGCATGTGGAGGGGGATGCCCCGCGAAGCCCGCTAGGGGAGGAAAGAAAATGAAGAAATGGATTCTGCCCGTGGCCGCCTTGGCCCTGTGCTCTCAATCGCTAGCCGTCAACTATTTCAACGACTTTGAGTCAGCCGTGGGAGCCGAATGGTCGAACACGACGACCTCGTCGTTCAACGGCACGACCATCTTGGGCCGGTTCAGCAACGACACCGTCACCCTCACCCTGAACGGCCTGACCGCCGGCGAGGTCGTCAATGTCGGGTTCCACGCCTACATCCTGGACAGTTGGGACGGCAACCAAAGCGGGGTCGGACCAGACCGGTACAC of the Fimbriimonadaceae bacterium genome contains:
- a CDS encoding PAS domain-containing sensor histidine kinase; this encodes MSVDWKGLGAAAAWTAVASFVSEFFYRRVGLPDVSILYLPGIAYVSSRFSRSAGIVSSLLSVLVVEYLFELPRYSLEVSSVQDGVSFFVFITVSLLINSLAVQLKKNAEEASRAAVMVEREKARGDLLSAVSHDLRTPLATIEGSASALVGQEELSDQSRQLAASIQNDSQRLARLVGNLLDMTRMQGQIVLDLDWYALDELVANAVMRTEFLMDKPVHMDVDPDVPLVRCDGALVEQIFVNLLENAARHAGKSAQVAVEIGPGDGVVWANVVDDGPGIPAEAQSRLFDRFWGSPGKGAGLGLAICRSAMLAHSGTVSASNRPSGGACFRLEFPVPKESDA
- a CDS encoding winged helix-turn-helix domain-containing protein, which produces MPDKLTVVVIEDEAPIRRFLKASVPEGSHDWHECDTGADGLKAVAKAQPDLVLLDLGLPDMSGLDVLKSLREWTQVPVIVLTARGQERDKVSSLDGGADDYMTKPFSVNELWARVRVVLRRVRRSQVPELPVYERKGLVLDFEAHRVTLNGEEVRLTPIEYKLLGLLCRNAGKVLTHKVILAEVWGQGYEDSTHTLRVHMGALRAKIERDPGHPTFIRTETGVGYRFLDD
- the tuf gene encoding elongation factor Tu, whose product is MARAKFERTKPHVNIGTIGHVDHGKTTLTAAITGVLAEKGLAQKRGYDEIDSAPEEKARGITINISHQEYETDSRHYAHVDCPGHADFIKNMITGAAQMDGAILVVAGTDGPMQQTREHILLARQVGVPHIVVYINKVDQVDDEELIELVEMEVRELLTKNGFDGDNAPIIKGSARKALDQVEAGKVDFEDRHVKSILDLMNAVDTYIPTPERDTDKPFLCAVEDVFTITGRGTVATGRVERGTLNVNTEVEIVGIHEARKTTCTGIEMFRKLLDSCQAGDNVGLLLRGVDRNQIERGMVICKPGSIKPHTKFDAQVYVLSKEEGGRHTPFTNGYRPQFYFRTTDVTGTLNLPEGVAMVMPGENVVMSVELIAPIAMEEGSKFAIREGGRTVGAGNIVKVKE